A region of Mammaliicoccus sp. Dog046 DNA encodes the following proteins:
- a CDS encoding DUF2197 domain-containing protein, with translation MVKKVKCIICDTVVNLDSKSLEAKRLRNHPIRTFMCDQCKSKLDKPK, from the coding sequence ATGGTTAAGAAAGTTAAATGTATCATTTGTGATACTGTTGTTAACTTAGATTCTAAATCTTTAGAAGCAAAGAGATTAAGAAACCACCCCATTCGTACATTTATGTGTGATCAATGTAAATCTAAATTAGATAAACCAAAATAA
- a CDS encoding YlaH-like family protein — MLLVAKNVSVDPSERLSFFGKLFRVDENPELGMMLLLITIFVLSAIVYNLGFARKLKFWQNIIIYILLFLGCLLLTFLAVFLPIGESLIIAAIVLGLYRYRLHKERNSQQNSDEI, encoded by the coding sequence ATGCTCTTAGTTGCTAAAAATGTTAGTGTTGATCCATCAGAAAGACTTTCATTTTTTGGTAAGTTATTTAGAGTAGATGAGAACCCAGAACTTGGTATGATGCTTTTATTAATAACAATCTTTGTACTTAGTGCAATTGTTTATAATTTAGGATTTGCAAGAAAACTCAAGTTTTGGCAAAACATTATTATCTATATTCTACTATTCTTAGGATGTTTATTATTAACATTCCTTGCAGTATTTTTACCAATAGGTGAAAGCTTAATTATTGCAGCAATAGTACTTGGTCTCTATCGTTATCGACTTCATAAAGAACGTAATAGTCAACAAAATAGCGATGAAATATAA